Genomic DNA from Modestobacter versicolor:
GCACCAGGGTCAGCACGGTGGCCAGCGGCAGCGCGACGACCACGAAGCCGCGGGCGAGCTCGACCCGGAACGCCCAGGAGATGGTGCCGACCGTGGCCAGCAGGGCGATCGCGGCCCCGAACACCCGGTGGAACTCGTCGGCCCCGACCCACAGGAACCGCTCCTCGTAGGACCGGGCCACCAGCATCGCCAGCACCCACAGCGCCGGCAGCACCCCGACCAGCCACGGCGAGACGACCGGGGCCGGCCCCACGCCGCCGTCGAGCCGGTCGAAGCGGACGAGGTAGCCGACGACGGCGGCGACCAGCGCGCACAGGCTGTCACCGAGGGCGATGCGGCGGACGTAGGCGCCGCGCCAGGCGCGCCGGGCCGCGGTGCCCTCCCCGCGGAGCCGGGAGACCGTGGGCAGCCGGCGCCGGCCGGACGTCGGGCGCCGCGGGCGGGCTGCCGCGGAGCGGGGCTCGGTGGTGGTCACAGGAGCACCTCCTGTTGCCGGGATGGGGGCGCGGGTCCGCGCAGCCACTGGGACGTCGCCATGTGTCAGATTCCGATGACCGCACTGTCCGACCGACGTCGGGAACCTAGCGAGATGCGCACCGGAAGAGCACCCACAGTCGCGTGATCGACTCGACACCCAAAGTGACTGAACACCGTGCGCGCGTGCTCAGTGGATCGAGTCGCGCGCACAGAGTCACGAGCAGTCGGCGCGTTGACGTGTCGGAGACTCCATTCGAATTCACCGTGATGTCTGCCACTCAGCGCGGAAAGGCATTTGCGCAACCGATGTGCAGCGGTGGTGTGCGCAGATTTCACATCCGCGTCACCTGCCCGTACGACCGTTCCGACAACGTGTGACAACGGCGCACCGCTGCGCCGGCACCCTCCCGGCCTCGGCGCAGAGCCCGGTCCCGTCCACTCGTCGACCACCGTGGCGTTCCTCCGTCGCCGCCCGACGGAATGCGAGGCCTTCGATGCACCTGCGCCCTCCCGCCGGGCCCCGCCGCGCGCTGCGCGCTGCGGCCGCGGTGGCGGTGCTGGCCGTCACGCTGGGTGCCTGCTCCTCCGGAGGAGAGCCGACCGAGCGGCTGGACGCCCAGTCGGCCGCCGGCACGCTCGAGGAGGGCCTCACGTACTGGTCGGGCGACGGCGTCGACCTGGCCCTGGACGCCTGCCTGCCGGAGGCGGCCGAGGAGCCGACCCGCGCGGTGGTGATCGTGCACGGCGGCGGCTTCACCGACGGCGACCGGGCGAGCGGCGGCAGCCGCGCGCTCTGCGAGGCCACCGCGGCGCTCGGCCAGGCCGCCTTCTCCATCGACTACCGGCTCGCCCCCGAGTTCGTGTACCCCGCGCAGGTCGACGACCTGGCCAACGCGGTGCGGTGGTTGCGCGAACCGGCCCAGGTGCAGCGGTTCGGCATCGACCCGGCGCGGATCGGCGTGCTGGGCAGCTCGGCCGGCGCGATCATCGCGCAGAGCCTGGCCACCCGCGGGCAGGGTCCGCTGGGCACCGGTGAGCGGGTCGCGGCCGTCGTGTCGCTGAGCGGGGTGTCGGTGATGAGCCCGGAGGGCTTCACGCTCGGCGACCCCAGCCCGGCGGCCGCCCAGCTGGTGCTGCGCTACCTCGGCTGCCGCTCGGCGACCGACTGCCCGCAGTCCGTGCCGGCCTCCCCCATCAGCTCGGTCGACGCGTCCGACCCGCCGATGCTGCTGGTGAACGGCACCGGCGAGCTCGTCCCCGCCGAGCAGGCGGAGGCGATGGACGCCGCCCTGACCGGCGCAGGGGTCGACTCCGAGCTCCTCGTCATCGACGCACCCGACCACGGTGCCGCCCTGCTGACCACCGACGTCCGGCAGCGGGCGCTCACCTTCCTGGAGGACCACCTGTGACCACCCTGAGCGAGCGGCCGCCCGCCGGCGCCACCCGATCGGACCAGCACGAGCTCCGCGCCGAGCCCGTCCGCCGGGCCGCGGAGCCGACGCCGCTGCGGGACGTGCTCGGCATCGTCCGGCGGAGCTGGCTGGTGCTGCTGGTCTGCGTGCTGGTCGCGCTGGGCGCCGGCTGGGGTCTGACGGCCGCCAGCCCGGTCAGCTACGAGACCGAGACGAAGGTGCTGGTGACGCCCACCGTCACCGCCGACGCCGGGGTCAACGTCTCGCAGGCCGCCGCGGTCGTCGCCGACCAGATCCCCACCTACGCGGCCCTCGCGGAGACCCCCTCCGTGCTCGACCCGGCGATCGAGGCGTCCGGCGTCGACGTGGCGTCCACCGAGCTGACCGACGACGTCACGGCCGCGCCCATCCCGGACACCTCCATCATCGTGCTGACGGTCACCGCGGACTCCGGCGAGGACGCCGCGGAGCTGGCCAACGCGATCAGCGCCAGCCTGATCGAGCAGATCCAGGGCCAGGGCGGCCCGGTCGGCGCCAGTGCCTCGGTGGTCGAGGCCCCGGAGATCCCCAACGCCCCGTCGTCGCCGCGGCTGCTGGTGAACCTGGGCATCGCCCTCGCCGTCGGTCTGCTGGTGGCCTTCCTGGTGATCGTGTTCCGGCAGGCCCTGTCCGCGGGGAGCAAGGCCCGCCGATGACGGCAGGGACCGCCACGCCGACGGAGACCCCGCCGCCCGGCCCGGGCCGCCCCGCCCGCCGGCCCCGCCGCGGCTCGGAACTCGCCTGGGCCGCGCTGGGGGCGCTGCTCACCGCGGCGCTGACCGGGTCGTCGCTGCTCGGGCCCGAGGTGCCGGTCGCCGTCCTGGGCGGGCTGGTGCTCGTGCTCGTCGCCGCCTCCCGGCCGAAGGCGTTCGCGCTGCTGACGATGGTGGCGATCATCCTGTCGACGCCGCTGCAGAACACCCTCGGCGCCGCCGGCAGCTACGCCGACGAGGGGCTGGTCGCGCTGGCCGCGGTCGCGTTCAGCACCCGCCGGCTGGTCACGGAGGGCCGGCTGGTCTGGCTCCCCGGGTCGGGCTGGTTCCTCGGCTACCTCGCCGCCGGCCTGCTCAGCGCCGCGCTGGCGGAGGTGCCCGCCGGGACCGCGGTGCCTGCGGCCTACATCGCGGTCAAGGGCGTCGTGTTCGCCTTCGCGCTGGCGCAGCTGCGCTGGACCCGCGAGGACCTGGTCTCCCTGGTCCGGGCCGGGATCACCGTGGTGGTCGTGGTCGCGCTGAGCGGCGCGGTGAACCTGGTCGCCCCGGGGCCCTGGGCGCAGCTCACCACCGGCAACCCGCCGATCAGCTTCCTCGGCCCCGTCCCGGCGCTCAACGGGATCTTCCAGCACCCGGCCGCGTTCAGCCGGTTCTGCGGCGTCCTCGCCGTCGGCGGGCTGGTCTACGGCCTGGTCGTGCGCCGCTCGCTGGGCAACACCGTGCTGGTGCTGCTCAGCGGTGGCCTGGCGTTCCTGACGCTGCAGGTGAAGTCGATCGTGGGCCTGCTGGCCACCCTCGGCATCGTCGGGGTGCGGTTCCTCCGTCCGGCCGGGGTCGCCGCGCTGGTCTGCACGCTGCCGCTCGCGGCGATCGTCGCCGTCCCGCCGCTGGTCTCGCTGATCGGTGGCGACCTGGACCTCTACCTCACCCAGGACTCGGCCCGCTCGCTGCTCACCCAGGGCGGGGTCACCGTCGCCGCGCAGTACTTCCCCTTCGGCGCGGGCTTCGGCCGGTACGGCAGCGCCACCGCGGCCACCGACTACAGCCCGCTGTACTACGCCCTGGGCTTCCCCGGCCGGTACGGGCTGGGCCCCGGACCGGACGGCGGTCAGTTCCTCAACGACACCCAGTGGCCGGCCGTCTTCGGCGAGGCCGGCTGGATCGGCGCGGCCTTCTTCGCCGCCGGCCTGGTCTGCCTCGCGGTCTCGCTGTGCCGGCGCACCCGCGCCGACGAGGACGTGCTGGTCCGCTGGCTGAGGGTCACCGGCCTCGGCTGGATGGTGCTGCTGCTGGTCGAGACGACGGCGGCGCCGGTGTTCGTGTCGACGCCGTCGTTCCCGTTCGTCTTCGCCGCCGCCGGGGTGGTCGCGTCCTTCCGGCGCACCGCCCGCGACGAGCAGGTGCCGGCGGTCGGCGTCCTCCCGGTGGAGGACGCCGAGCAGCGGCCCGGCGGGCGCCACCGCTGGACCGCCCCCGAGCCGGCCGGCCCGTCGCCGGAGCACTGACCCCGCAGCACTGACGCCCGCGGCCGGTGGCCGCGGGCGTCAGGTGGGGCGTCGGGGTGGGGTGGTGACCCGCCGTCAGGCCGCCATGTCCGGGTCGGCGGCGAGCCGGTTGACCGCGCAGCCCGCGGCGGCCAGGACCACGGTGCGGTCGAGGTCCTCGACCTCGACCGCGTGGCCGATGGCGGTGTCCCGCATGAGCTGGGCGAGCTGCTGCTGGTGGTCGTCGACGTGCTCGGCCCGCGACCGGCGCCGCACCACCGCGATGGGCGAGATCCCCAGGTCGAGCAGGCACATCACGGTGCCGACGCCGGCGTGCGTGATGACGACGTCGGCCTCGGTGGCGTAGCGCTCGAAGTCGGCGCCGGAGACCTCCCGGTGCACGGTGCCGGGCAGGTCGACGCGCGGCGTGGTGTCACCGAGCTGCCAGACGGTGTCCTCGCCGGCGATGCCGAGCTCGAGGACCCGGTCCAGCAGCGCGTGGAAGCCGTAACCCCGGATCGTGCCCAGGGTGACGAACAACCGCGGCCGCTCCGGCAGGCGCTCGCGGCGGGGGACGCTCTCGTAGGTGGAGAAGACGCTGGGGTGCACCCCCCACCGGCCACCGGACCAGGAGGGGTGCTGGGTCCGGGTCTGCGCCACCCGCAGCCCGGCGATGAGCCGCCCGCTGAGCGAGGGGCCCTGGGTGCGCGACACGCTCTCGATGTAGAGCGGCGGCACACCGGCCAGCCGGGCGGCCGGGAGCGCGGCCAGCGCCAGCGCCGAGCCGGTGCTCACGGCGGCCTCGAACCCCCCGGCGCGGACGGCCGGGACGATCTGCCGGAAGGCCTGCGCGACGGTGCGGGCGTCGCGGGGCTGGATGTAGGGCACGTAGAGCACGTTGCGACCGTCGAGCAGCGACTCGCTCTGGTTGTTGCGGAAGCTGATCCACAGCGAGTCGTCGGTGGCGCCCAGCCCGGGGGCGAGCCGGACCAGCTGCGCGAGGTGCCCTCCGGTGGAGGCGGCCAGCAGGAGCTTGCGGGGGGCGGCCGGTCGGAGGTCGGGCAGCGGCGGGGTCTTCACTCGCGGCTCCTCTCGGGTGGGGTGAACACGGGTGCCTCGGCCGGCGGCGGTGCCAGTGGGGACGGGAGCGGGGTGCCGGTCGGCGGGGCCAGGACGGCCTCCGGCGGTCCGGCGACGGGGGCGGGCACCGGGGCAGGGGTGCTCGGGCGGGCGGTGCCGAGGCGGGAGCGGCGGAGCCAGCCGGGCGGGGCGTAGAGCCAGCGCACCCGGCTGGTGAGCCGGGCGAGCAGGAGGGAGGCCACGAGGGTCGCGGCCGTGAGCGCCACCTGCACGCCGACGGCCACCGACCGCGGCCACGCGGCGGTGTCGGCCAGGCCGATCAGGGCGACCGCCGGCACGATGACGTAGAGGTGCAGCAGGTAGACCTTCAGGCTGTTGGTGCCCAGCGTGCTCAGCCGGGAGAACGCCCGGAAGCGCACCAGCTGGGCGCAGACCAGGATCCCGGTAGCGACGGCGACGGTCTGCCCGGCCAGGACGACGAAGGGCACCGAGCTCAGGCCGAGCACGATCAGCCCGGTCACCACCGCGAGGGCGACGAGCGCCAGCAGCAGGTGCACCGGCCGGGCGGCGGTGACCGCCCGGCGGATCCACTGCGCGCGGACCGCACCCAGGACGAAGAAGAAGAACAGCGCGCCGACGCGGTTCCAGCCGATGTTCCCGGTGTCGACGACCCCGGTGGTGAACAGCGTGGAGACGACGCCGGAGCCCGCCAGCTGGGCCCACACCGGCGCCCGGGCCACCAGGTGGCGCAGCAGGGTGAACAGGAACAGCGCGTAGAGGAACCAGTAGCTGCTGCTGGGCCAGAGCAGGATGAGCGGCAGCGCCAGCGGGTCGGTCGCGTCGATCTCGCCGAGCTCGCCGTTCAGGCCGGGGACGACCAGGTAGAAGACGGTGCGGACGACCGACCACAGCACGTAGAGGTAGAGCAGCGACAGCAGCCGTCGGCGCCAGAGGTCACCGAGCCGGAACTCACCGTGCCGGCCGGCGAAGATGCCGGCGATCAGGAAGAACGCCGGCATCGGGAACAGCTCGAAGACGGCCTTGGCCCGGCCGAGGACGGCGTCCACGTCGGCGCTCTGCAGGTAGAGGGTGACGTGGTAGGCGACGACCATGAACATCGCCAGGCCCTTGGTGGGGTCGGTCCAGCCGCCCCGCGCCGGCGGCGCAGTGCTCCCCGCGGTCATGGCCATCGCAGCGTTCCGTTCCTCGTGCCGACCGCCCGGTCCCGGGCGTCGAGCTCGTCGAGTGGCAGCACCGCCACGACAGGGAGGCCGCACCTCCACCCGCTGCGGACGTTAACGAGCCCCCGTGGGTCCTGTGGGGCAGCCGTGTGAAGTCCCGGTGAACTGACCTCGGCGACCGCCGGCCGGGTGCGTGCCCGTGGCCTCACCCGGGCAGCCGGCGGATCAGCCGGGCCGGCAGACCCCCGTAGACGGCGTCGGGCTCGGTGTCCTCGCTGACCACCGCGCCGGCGGCGACCACGCAGCCGGCACCGACGGTGACCCCGCCCAGCACGGTCACCCCGGCCCCCAGCCACGCGCCGTCGCCGATGGTGATGGGGGCGCTGGTGACCGCGCCGGCCCGCTGGTCGGGACCACCGAGCTCGTGGGTGGTCGGCAGCAGGCTGACGCCGGGCCCCAGGTGCACCCGCTCGCCGAGCACGACGGCCGCGTTGGCGCCGATGGTGACGTTGACGTTGAGGAAGCAGCCGCGGCCCAGCTCGAGGTGGTCGACGCCGCCGGTGAACCGGATCCACGGGTACACCCGCGCGCCGCCGCGCACCCGCACCCCGAGGAGACGGAGCAGCCGGGCCCGGGTCTTCGGCGTCCACACGGGGCTGCCGGCGAGGGAGCTGGCCAGCGCGCCCCGGACGGTGCCGGCCACTACGCGGCACCCCGGCTGAGCTCGACCGCCGGCAGGCCGTCGACGTTGCGCCGGGCGAGCTCGACCACCCGGGGCAGCGCGGCGCGGATCGACGTCCGGACGTCGGAGCCCTCGGGGAGCACCCGGTCGACGACGTCGAGCACGGTGGCGGCGAAGCCGGCGCGGGGGTCGACGCACAGCTCGGGCGCGGCGAACAGCTGCACGAGCCCCTCGACCTTGCCCTGGGTGGCCAGGGTGATCGCCGGGACGCCGTTCAGCAGCGACATGACCGCCAGGTGCATCCGCCCGGTCACGGTGACCGCGGCCCGCTCGGTGAGCCCGCGGACCTGCGCCGGGGTGAGCAGCCGGTGCACCTGGCTCACCCGGTCGGTGCCGACCCGGGCGGCGACGGCGGCGCAGGCGGTGACGTCGTCGCCGGGCCGGCGGGACACGTGCGGCAGCAGGACGACGTGCAGGCCGCGCTGGCGCAGGCCCTCGACGATGCGCACGTAGTCCTCGGTCTGGTCCAGCCGGCCGGCGAGCAGCCCGCTCGCGTTGACCAGCGCGACCGGTCCGGTGACGCCGGCGAGCAGCTCGTCGGCGGCCGACCGGTCGACCGACCGGGCGGCGAACACCACGTCGGCCACCTCCTCCACCGGGGCGATGCCGTCGCGGCGGGCCCGCTCGGCGGAGAGCGGGTCGCGCAGCAGCAGCCGCACGCCGCTGCGACCGGCCCGGGCGAGCGCGCGCCGGGCGGTGGGGCGGGCGCGGTCGCTCCAGCTGAACCCGACGACCCGGGTGGGCACGCCGGCCCGGGCCGCGGCGGTGGCCAGCGTGGACCGCCGCACCGACGCCGGCAGGGAGTACCGGCCGTCCATCACGTCGGCGCCGACCACCGACAGGTCGGTGGCCGACGCCAGCGCGCGGCCGAACCGGGCCACCGCGGCCAGGTGCGCCCGACCGGTGCCGTAGACCAGGTGCGGGATCACCAGGAGCTCGACCCGGTCCGCGAACTCCGCCGGGAGCTGCACCTGCGCGGCGTCGGGGACGACCAGCGACACCGGCCCGGCGGTGTTCTCCAGCAGCGCCTCCAGCAGCGCCTGGTCGCCGATGTTGCCGCCACCGGGGGCGGCGAGGACCAGGTGGGTCCCCGCCCCCGGCGCGCGGGCCGCACCGCGGGCGTTCCGGCTGACGACCAGCCGGTCGGTGCGGGCCGGGACGCCGGAGGCGACCACGGCGCGCCTGCCGACCCGGGCGAGCCGCGAGACGAGCTGCTTCATGCGCCGGCCTCTCGATCGGGCCGGCCGGAGCCGGCGACGGCACCGGCGGACGCGAGCGGCCCACCGGCCTCACGGGTGCTGGTCGGGGCGGCGCCGGCGGCGTGGCGGCCCCGGGCCTCCCCCCGCGCCGGGCGGCCGTGCCGGCCACGGCGGCGACCGAGGTGCTCGCGCAGCGACCACATCCGCCGCGCGTCGCGGCGGTAGGCGGGCCACAGCAGGACGAGGAGGCCGGCCACGGCGACCAGCACCAGCGCACCGACCAGCAGCCGGAGGACGTGCGCGTCGGCGGGCAGCTCCCGCGTGCTCAGCCAGGAGACCGCCGAGGCGGTGCCGAACACGACGAGGGCGCGCAGGCCGTTGCCGAACATCCGGCCGACCGGGGCGTCGGACGCGCGGCGGATCCACAGCAGGGCGGTCGGCCAGGACAGCGCCGCCCCGGCGGCGTAGGCGACCGCCACGCCGCGCAGGCCCCAGACCGACCCCGCGACGACCATGGCGGCCACGACCGGCCGGGTGACCAGGGCGTAGACGAACTGGGTCCGGGTGAGGCCCTTGGCCAGGAAGACCCAGTAGGTGGCGTAGCCGGCCGCCTGGAAGAAGCCGGCCACCAGCAGGATGCGCAGCAGCGGGACGACCTCCGGCCACTGCGGGCCCAGCGCCAGGTGTACGACGTCGGGCGCCTGGGCGACGAGGACGCCGAACACCGTGCCGATCAGGCTCAGCAGCACGACCTGGCCGAAGAGCAGGAAGTCGGCGAACCGCTCGCGCTGGTCCTGCAGCCGGGAGAGCACCGGCAGGGCGACCCGGGTCGAGGGCATCTGCACCTGCAGCAGCGGCATCATCACCAGCTGGAAGGCCCGGTTGTAGAGGCCGGCCGGCACGGCACCGAAGCGCGCGCCGATGGTCAGCGTGTCGACGTTGCTGGCCAGGTGGTTGAGCAGCTGGGCGCCGATGAGCTGGGCGCCGTAGCCGACGAAGGGCCGGATCGACTCGTCCCGGCGCGGGCGGCCGGGCAGCCAGCGGTTGGTGGCGACCAGCAGCACCTGGGTGACCACCAGCTGGCCGAGCTGCAGGACGACGAGCGCCCAGTAGCCGGCACCCAGCGCCGCCGCGGTGATGCCGAGCGCGACCCCGGCCAGCTGACCGGTGATCTCGGACAGGGCGAGCCGGCCGAAGCGGAGGTGGCGGGCGTGCATCGCCCGGTACTGCGTGGAGATGCCGTTGAGCAGGAAGGTGGCCGACAGCGCCATGGCCAGCGGCACCAGCCGGTCGTCGTCGAAGGCGGCGGCCAGCAGCGGCGCGGCCGCGCAGACCAGCACGGCCAGCACCCCGCCGATGCCGGTGTTCAGCCAGAAGAGGTTGTCCCGCTGGCCGTCGGTGAGCACCCGGGCCTGGATCGCGGCGGAGGAGAGCCCGAAGTCCCGGAAGATCTCGCCGAACCCGATGATCGCCGCGACGATCGCGACCAGCCCGTAGTCCTCCGGGGACAGCAGCCGGGCGAGGACGACGATGCCGGCCAGCTGCACCACGACCCGGACCGCCTGGCCGACCAGGGTGACCACGGCCCCGCGGGACGCCGACCCGGCCAGCCCCCTGCCGCCGCTCACGGGTGCACCGCTCACCGGTGGCCGCGGAGCGCCCGCGCCCGGCGGTAGGCCTCGGCGTGGCGCCGGCCGACCTCGTCCCAGTCCCGGTCGTCGAGCCGCGGGCCGCCGGCCGGCAGGTCGGTGGTTCGGTCGATGGCGTCGCGCAGCACCTCCGCGGTGAGCTCGCCCCGGTACTGCAGCACCCACCCCGGCCCGACCTCCTCGGCCAGCGCCTCGTTGGTCGGCGACGCCGGCACCAGCACCGGGCGGTCCAGGGACAGCGCGGCCAGCAGCGACCCCGAGTTGTGCATGACCCCGCGGTAGGGCAGCACGACCAGCTGCGCCCGGCGGATCTCCTCGACCAGGACGTCGTCGTCGACGTACCGGAGCAGGCTGCTGACCCGGGGGTCGCGGGCGGTGCCGGCCTCCACCATCTCCGCCTGGCCCTCGTGCGGCTTGCCGACCACGCGCAGCCGCAGGTCCTCCCCCGGCACCTCGGCGAAGGCGTCGATGAGGGTGTCGATGCCCTTGTAGGGCCGGATGATCCCGAAGTAGAGGACCCGGCCGGGCTCGGCGTCGGGCAGCGGGTACCGGGAGAACCGCTGGCGGTAGTGGCCGTGCGGGATGGTCACGTCGTCCCGCCCGGCGGTCACCGGGCTGGCCGGGTTGAGCCGCACCACCAGGTCGATCGCCCGGGTGAACCGGCGCAGCGACCGCTGCTCGGCCGCGGTGCCCGCCTCGTGCGGGTGCACGTTGTGCGCCGTCCAGACCAGCGGGATCCGCTGCAGCCGGAGCCGCAGCAGCAGCACGTCGAGCAGCCGTCGCCGGACCACCCGCAGGTAGGGCCGCCGGCTGTCCCGGATGAGCAGCTCGGGCCAGTGCACGTGCAGCACGTCGTAGCGCTCGCGCAGCGCGGTCCGCCAGGAGAAGAACCGGACGTCGACCTCCGGCGCGGCGCCGTCCACCATCTGGTCGACGTACTTGGTGGTGCCGTCCGGCGGCCGCAGCGAGTGCAGCACGACCAGCCGGGGCGCCGTCCCCGTCCGGCCGGCGTCCGGGCCGCCGGTCACAGCCAGGAGGCGAAGGTGGAGATCATGTCCTGCTGCGTCCAGCTCGGCACCACGTGCCCCTGGTCGTGCTGCTGGACGCGGACGTCGGTCGCCACCGGGCGCGCCAGGTCGGCCATCGCCAGCCCGTGCCGGGTGGGCGGGACGACGGGGTCGACCAGCGAGACGACGGCCTTGAACCGCTTGCCGGTCCAGGAGGCCTGCGGCAGCCGCGCCGGGTTGGTGGCCGCGATCAGCGCCGGGTCGTCGCCGTAGGGCGGGCCGATGCGACCGGGGTCGCGGGAGTACAGCTCCTCCATGTCGTAGGTGCCGTTGGCCAGGTAGATGCCCTTGAGCGCCGGCACCAGGTTCGTGGCGTAGGCGTAGGTCATCAGCGCGGCGCCCCCGGAGTTGGCCCGGGCGAACGCGACGCCGACGGTGAACACGCCGCTCACGTACTTCGACCAGTTCACCTGGTGGGTCAGCGCGGCCTGCGTCGTCCAGGTGCTGGGCCCGCCGAACAACGGGCAGATGCACACCGCGCCCTGGTCGACCGCCATCATCGCGCCGTAGTTGTAGGCGCCGTCCAGCGCGGTGTGGGTGCTGCCGTTGGAGTGGTAGAACCACACGACCCCGCCCTTGGCCCTCGCCTTCGGCGGCGTCGCCCACGGCACGTAGAGCCGGGCGGTGTCGGTGCCCCAGACGACGTCGATCGTCTCGAACGGCTTCTTGCCGAGCCGGGTCGTCCGGGTGTCGGTGCGGGACACCTCGCCGGGCAGCTTCGGGATCGGGGTGTACACCGGCGCGGCCTGCGCGGGCTGGGAGCCGATCGCGACGGCGGCCAGACCGGCGGCGGCGCCGGTCAGCACGGTCCGGCGGCTGAAGCCGGGCCGGGACGTCGGGGGCTCGTCGGCCTCGGGGCGCCAGGTGTTCACGTGTGTCCTCCCCGGCGGGGGCCACGACGGGGTGGACGCCCGCCCGTCGACCTCGTCGAGTGATGCGGTCGAAAGCTAACCGCGCGACCAGGCGGTGACAACGCAGGTCGCGCAACGTTCACCTGCCCGGTCACGGCCCGTAACACGCGCTGGCCCGGGGCCCGGGAACGCGCCGCCGGGGGCTTTGACAGGCCCCGGCGGCTCGCGCATCATCGGCCGCACCGGCCCCCACCGCGGCCACCCCGGACCCCCTCCGGTGGCCCCCGCGGACCGGCGGAGACTCCGACGACGCAGTCCCGGCACCCGCCCGATCCCGTCGCCCGAGCCCGTCGTGCCCAGAGGAGACCCGTGGCCTCCATCGCCGTGACCTCGCCGTCGGACGGCGA
This window encodes:
- a CDS encoding acyltransferase: MAGTVRGALASSLAGSPVWTPKTRARLLRLLGVRVRGGARVYPWIRFTGGVDHLELGRGCFLNVNVTIGANAAVVLGERVHLGPGVSLLPTTHELGGPDQRAGAVTSAPITIGDGAWLGAGVTVLGGVTVGAGCVVAAGAVVSEDTEPDAVYGGLPARLIRRLPG
- a CDS encoding lipopolysaccharide biosynthesis protein; this encodes MSGGRGLAGSASRGAVVTLVGQAVRVVVQLAGIVVLARLLSPEDYGLVAIVAAIIGFGEIFRDFGLSSAAIQARVLTDGQRDNLFWLNTGIGGVLAVLVCAAAPLLAAAFDDDRLVPLAMALSATFLLNGISTQYRAMHARHLRFGRLALSEITGQLAGVALGITAAALGAGYWALVVLQLGQLVVTQVLLVATNRWLPGRPRRDESIRPFVGYGAQLIGAQLLNHLASNVDTLTIGARFGAVPAGLYNRAFQLVMMPLLQVQMPSTRVALPVLSRLQDQRERFADFLLFGQVVLLSLIGTVFGVLVAQAPDVVHLALGPQWPEVVPLLRILLVAGFFQAAGYATYWVFLAKGLTRTQFVYALVTRPVVAAMVVAGSVWGLRGVAVAYAAGAALSWPTALLWIRRASDAPVGRMFGNGLRALVVFGTASAVSWLSTRELPADAHVLRLLVGALVLVAVAGLLVLLWPAYRRDARRMWSLREHLGRRRGRHGRPARGEARGRHAAGAAPTSTREAGGPLASAGAVAGSGRPDREAGA
- a CDS encoding glycosyltransferase, whose product is MTGGPDAGRTGTAPRLVVLHSLRPPDGTTKYVDQMVDGAAPEVDVRFFSWRTALRERYDVLHVHWPELLIRDSRRPYLRVVRRRLLDVLLLRLRLQRIPLVWTAHNVHPHEAGTAAEQRSLRRFTRAIDLVVRLNPASPVTAGRDDVTIPHGHYRQRFSRYPLPDAEPGRVLYFGIIRPYKGIDTLIDAFAEVPGEDLRLRVVGKPHEGQAEMVEAGTARDPRVSSLLRYVDDDVLVEEIRRAQLVVLPYRGVMHNSGSLLAALSLDRPVLVPASPTNEALAEEVGPGWVLQYRGELTAEVLRDAIDRTTDLPAGGPRLDDRDWDEVGRRHAEAYRRARALRGHR
- a CDS encoding acyltransferase family protein; protein product: MAMTAGSTAPPARGGWTDPTKGLAMFMVVAYHVTLYLQSADVDAVLGRAKAVFELFPMPAFFLIAGIFAGRHGEFRLGDLWRRRLLSLLYLYVLWSVVRTVFYLVVPGLNGELGEIDATDPLALPLILLWPSSSYWFLYALFLFTLLRHLVARAPVWAQLAGSGVVSTLFTTGVVDTGNIGWNRVGALFFFFVLGAVRAQWIRRAVTAARPVHLLLALVALAVVTGLIVLGLSSVPFVVLAGQTVAVATGILVCAQLVRFRAFSRLSTLGTNSLKVYLLHLYVIVPAVALIGLADTAAWPRSVAVGVQVALTAATLVASLLLARLTSRVRWLYAPPGWLRRSRLGTARPSTPAPVPAPVAGPPEAVLAPPTGTPLPSPLAPPPAEAPVFTPPERSRE
- a CDS encoding glycosyltransferase, with amino-acid sequence MKTPPLPDLRPAAPRKLLLAASTGGHLAQLVRLAPGLGATDDSLWISFRNNQSESLLDGRNVLYVPYIQPRDARTVAQAFRQIVPAVRAGGFEAAVSTGSALALAALPAARLAGVPPLYIESVSRTQGPSLSGRLIAGLRVAQTRTQHPSWSGGRWGVHPSVFSTYESVPRRERLPERPRLFVTLGTIRGYGFHALLDRVLELGIAGEDTVWQLGDTTPRVDLPGTVHREVSGADFERYATEADVVITHAGVGTVMCLLDLGISPIAVVRRRSRAEHVDDHQQQLAQLMRDTAIGHAVEVEDLDRTVVLAAAGCAVNRLAADPDMAA
- a CDS encoding YveK family protein, whose product is MTTLSERPPAGATRSDQHELRAEPVRRAAEPTPLRDVLGIVRRSWLVLLVCVLVALGAGWGLTAASPVSYETETKVLVTPTVTADAGVNVSQAAAVVADQIPTYAALAETPSVLDPAIEASGVDVASTELTDDVTAAPIPDTSIIVLTVTADSGEDAAELANAISASLIEQIQGQGGPVGASASVVEAPEIPNAPSSPRLLVNLGIALAVGLLVAFLVIVFRQALSAGSKARR
- a CDS encoding polysaccharide pyruvyl transferase family protein; the protein is MKQLVSRLARVGRRAVVASGVPARTDRLVVSRNARGAARAPGAGTHLVLAAPGGGNIGDQALLEALLENTAGPVSLVVPDAAQVQLPAEFADRVELLVIPHLVYGTGRAHLAAVARFGRALASATDLSVVGADVMDGRYSLPASVRRSTLATAAARAGVPTRVVGFSWSDRARPTARRALARAGRSGVRLLLRDPLSAERARRDGIAPVEEVADVVFAARSVDRSAADELLAGVTGPVALVNASGLLAGRLDQTEDYVRIVEGLRQRGLHVVLLPHVSRRPGDDVTACAAVAARVGTDRVSQVHRLLTPAQVRGLTERAAVTVTGRMHLAVMSLLNGVPAITLATQGKVEGLVQLFAAPELCVDPRAGFAATVLDVVDRVLPEGSDVRTSIRAALPRVVELARRNVDGLPAVELSRGAA
- a CDS encoding alpha/beta hydrolase; its protein translation is MHLRPPAGPRRALRAAAAVAVLAVTLGACSSGGEPTERLDAQSAAGTLEEGLTYWSGDGVDLALDACLPEAAEEPTRAVVIVHGGGFTDGDRASGGSRALCEATAALGQAAFSIDYRLAPEFVYPAQVDDLANAVRWLREPAQVQRFGIDPARIGVLGSSAGAIIAQSLATRGQGPLGTGERVAAVVSLSGVSVMSPEGFTLGDPSPAAAQLVLRYLGCRSATDCPQSVPASPISSVDASDPPMLLVNGTGELVPAEQAEAMDAALTGAGVDSELLVIDAPDHGAALLTTDVRQRALTFLEDHL